In one window of Anser cygnoides isolate HZ-2024a breed goose chromosome 3, Taihu_goose_T2T_genome, whole genome shotgun sequence DNA:
- the ADGRF4 gene encoding adhesion G protein-coupled receptor F4 isoform X2, producing MDVRVAHCLLLWAVHFFPAAPRVAPRVLSKESKTGNLQDGCINLIPCEVSGAICIQPCSPSFHGEMSFVCKDRKWQMFIDACANLDVQSLFQRISEHEPLPSSGGHVSVAGGHLPFVGGGKPVHGKPGDEAKHFGADDHGNSNCQADFSCIIPDILSSPAIPGNIADIVELLKNISLMLSENVNRGKMQSYSRIANHILNSSIISNWAFVRDRNASSTLLDSVNLFAGKLLLRNGSESIQEHFISTKGYSIYKNTSGKSFDFSMELNKTSNISGRVAIPEEELLKLPRTSKAISIAFPTLGAIIETSRLDPVFVNGMVLSVSLPEELQHILLTFEKVNKLENVKAQCVGWHSAERRWDSKACKMKSDNISSVVCMCKHHRRTFKSFSILMSPTMLRNMVLDYVTCVGLGLSIFSLVLCLTIETVVWHHVTKTEITYMRHFCLVNIATSLLIADILFIVAAIVHNTALNYRLCVAATFFLHFFYLALFFWMFTLGLLILYGLLLVFFKITRSVFIATAFSIGYGCPLLISILTVAITEPKNGYLRSGACWLNWYETKALLAFVVPALGIIVVNLAVVMVVVVKMGRPSIGDGCKSQDLSNMIRISKNVALLTPLLGLTWGFGLAIIIDSHSLAFHVTFALLNAFQGFFILLFGTLLDRKS from the exons ATGGATGTGAGGGTGGCCCACTGCCTGCTCCTTTGGGCTGTGCACTTCTTCCCGGCTGCACCACGCGTTGCTCCCAGG GTTCTCAGCAAGGAGTCAAAAACTGGCAATCTGCAAG atggGTGTATAAATCTGATTCCCTGTGAAGTTAGCGGAGCTATCTGTATTCAGCCTTGTTCTCCCTCCTTCCATGGAGAGATGAGTTTTGTCTGCAAAGATAGAAAGTGGCAAATGTTCATAGATGCCTGTGCAAATCTGGATGTTCAGTCACTTTTTCAG AGGATTTCTGAACATGAACCTCTTCCAAGTTCTGGAGGACATGTTAGTGTTGCTGGAGGACACCTGCCCTTTGTAGGAGGAGGAAAGCCAGTGCACGGGAAGCCAGGAGatgaagcaaaacattttggtgCTGATGACCATGGGAATAGCAACTGCCAAGCTGATTTTTCATGCATCATCCCAGATATCCTGTCTTCACCAGCAATTCCAGGAAACATTGCTGATATAGTGGAACTGCTAAAGAATATTTCCCTGATGTTGTCAGAAAATGTCAATAGAGGAAAAATGCAG aGTTATAGCAGGATAGCAAACCATATTCTGAACAGCTCCATCATTTCCAATTGGGCTTTTGTCAGGGACAGAAATGCCAGTTCAACATTACTGGACTCAGTGAACTTATTTGCTGGGAAACTTCTTCTAAGGAATGGGTCGGAAAGTATACAGGAACACTTCATCTCTACTAAAGGCTAcagcatatataaaaatacttcaggGAAGAGCTTTGATTTTTCTATGGAGTTAAATAAGACAAGCAATATAAGTGGGCGCGTGGCCATTCCAGAAGAAGAACTTTTGAAGTTGCCTAGGACTTCCAAAGCAATCAGCATTGCATTTCCCACACTTGGAGCCATTATAGAAACCAGCCGCTTGGACCCTGTTTTTGTGAACGGAATGGTTTTATCTGTGTCTCTTCCAGAAGAGCTTCAGCATATTTTGCTCACCTTTGAAAAGGTGAATAAACTGGAGAACGTCAAGGCTCAGTGCGTTGGATGGCACTCTGCTGAGAGGAGATGGGATAGCAAGGCATGCAAAATGAAGTCAGACAACATCAGCAGCGTTGTTTGTATGTGCAAGCACCACCGCCGGACGTTCAAATCCTTCTCCATTTTGATGTCCCCCACCATGCTGCGAAACATGGTGTTGGATTACGTTACATGTGTGGGGTTAGGCCTTTCTATTTTCAGCTTGGTTCTGTGCCTTACCATCGAGACTGTTGTGTGGCATCACGTTACAAAAACTGAGATAACCTACATGCGCCATTTTTGTTTGGTGAACATAGCTACGTCACTTCTTATTGCTGATATTTTATTCATCGTAGCAGCTATTGTGCACAACACAGCCCTAAACTATCGGCTGTGTGTAGCAGccacttttttccttcactttttctATCTTGCCTTGTTTTTTTGGATGTTTACCCTGGGTCTTTTGATTCTCTATGGATTgttattagttttttttaagATAACAAGATCTGTGTTCATAGCTACAGCATTCTCTATTGGATATGGATGTCCATTACTCATATCTATCCTCACTGTTGCTATTACTGAACCTAAAAATGGATATTTAAGGAGTGGAGCCTGCTGGCTCAACTGGTATGAGACGAAAGCCCTTTTGGCCTTTGTCGTACCTGCTCTGGGCATCATTGTTGTCAATTTGGCGGTGGTGATGGTGGTTGTGGTGAAGATGGGAAGACCCTCTATTGGAGATGGCTGCAAGTCACAAGATTTGAGCAACATGATCCGAATTAGCAAAAACGTTGCCCTTTTGACACCTCTTCTGGGCCTCACCTGGGGGTTTGGATTAGCAATAATCATTGATAGTCACTCTCTGGCATTCCATGTTACGTTCGCACTACTGAACGCCTTCCAG gGATTCTTCATCCTGTTGTTTGGGACACTTCTGGACAGAAAG TCCTAG
- the ADGRF4 gene encoding adhesion G protein-coupled receptor F4 isoform X1, with product MDVRVAHCLLLWAVHFFPAAPRVAPRVLSKESKTGNLQDGCINLIPCEVSGAICIQPCSPSFHGEMSFVCKDRKWQMFIDACANLDVQSLFQRISEHEPLPSSGGHVSVAGGHLPFVGGGKPVHGKPGDEAKHFGADDHGNSNCQADFSCIIPDILSSPAIPGNIADIVELLKNISLMLSENVNRGKMQSYSRIANHILNSSIISNWAFVRDRNASSTLLDSVNLFAGKLLLRNGSESIQEHFISTKGYSIYKNTSGKSFDFSMELNKTSNISGRVAIPEEELLKLPRTSKAISIAFPTLGAIIETSRLDPVFVNGMVLSVSLPEELQHILLTFEKVNKLENVKAQCVGWHSAERRWDSKACKMKSDNISSVVCMCKHHRRTFKSFSILMSPTMLRNMVLDYVTCVGLGLSIFSLVLCLTIETVVWHHVTKTEITYMRHFCLVNIATSLLIADILFIVAAIVHNTALNYRLCVAATFFLHFFYLALFFWMFTLGLLILYGLLLVFFKITRSVFIATAFSIGYGCPLLISILTVAITEPKNGYLRSGACWLNWYETKALLAFVVPALGIIVVNLAVVMVVVVKMGRPSIGDGCKSQDLSNMIRISKNVALLTPLLGLTWGFGLAIIIDSHSLAFHVTFALLNAFQGFFILLFGTLLDRKTREALKKNCLSSKRKCSLAKS from the exons ATGGATGTGAGGGTGGCCCACTGCCTGCTCCTTTGGGCTGTGCACTTCTTCCCGGCTGCACCACGCGTTGCTCCCAGG GTTCTCAGCAAGGAGTCAAAAACTGGCAATCTGCAAG atggGTGTATAAATCTGATTCCCTGTGAAGTTAGCGGAGCTATCTGTATTCAGCCTTGTTCTCCCTCCTTCCATGGAGAGATGAGTTTTGTCTGCAAAGATAGAAAGTGGCAAATGTTCATAGATGCCTGTGCAAATCTGGATGTTCAGTCACTTTTTCAG AGGATTTCTGAACATGAACCTCTTCCAAGTTCTGGAGGACATGTTAGTGTTGCTGGAGGACACCTGCCCTTTGTAGGAGGAGGAAAGCCAGTGCACGGGAAGCCAGGAGatgaagcaaaacattttggtgCTGATGACCATGGGAATAGCAACTGCCAAGCTGATTTTTCATGCATCATCCCAGATATCCTGTCTTCACCAGCAATTCCAGGAAACATTGCTGATATAGTGGAACTGCTAAAGAATATTTCCCTGATGTTGTCAGAAAATGTCAATAGAGGAAAAATGCAG aGTTATAGCAGGATAGCAAACCATATTCTGAACAGCTCCATCATTTCCAATTGGGCTTTTGTCAGGGACAGAAATGCCAGTTCAACATTACTGGACTCAGTGAACTTATTTGCTGGGAAACTTCTTCTAAGGAATGGGTCGGAAAGTATACAGGAACACTTCATCTCTACTAAAGGCTAcagcatatataaaaatacttcaggGAAGAGCTTTGATTTTTCTATGGAGTTAAATAAGACAAGCAATATAAGTGGGCGCGTGGCCATTCCAGAAGAAGAACTTTTGAAGTTGCCTAGGACTTCCAAAGCAATCAGCATTGCATTTCCCACACTTGGAGCCATTATAGAAACCAGCCGCTTGGACCCTGTTTTTGTGAACGGAATGGTTTTATCTGTGTCTCTTCCAGAAGAGCTTCAGCATATTTTGCTCACCTTTGAAAAGGTGAATAAACTGGAGAACGTCAAGGCTCAGTGCGTTGGATGGCACTCTGCTGAGAGGAGATGGGATAGCAAGGCATGCAAAATGAAGTCAGACAACATCAGCAGCGTTGTTTGTATGTGCAAGCACCACCGCCGGACGTTCAAATCCTTCTCCATTTTGATGTCCCCCACCATGCTGCGAAACATGGTGTTGGATTACGTTACATGTGTGGGGTTAGGCCTTTCTATTTTCAGCTTGGTTCTGTGCCTTACCATCGAGACTGTTGTGTGGCATCACGTTACAAAAACTGAGATAACCTACATGCGCCATTTTTGTTTGGTGAACATAGCTACGTCACTTCTTATTGCTGATATTTTATTCATCGTAGCAGCTATTGTGCACAACACAGCCCTAAACTATCGGCTGTGTGTAGCAGccacttttttccttcactttttctATCTTGCCTTGTTTTTTTGGATGTTTACCCTGGGTCTTTTGATTCTCTATGGATTgttattagttttttttaagATAACAAGATCTGTGTTCATAGCTACAGCATTCTCTATTGGATATGGATGTCCATTACTCATATCTATCCTCACTGTTGCTATTACTGAACCTAAAAATGGATATTTAAGGAGTGGAGCCTGCTGGCTCAACTGGTATGAGACGAAAGCCCTTTTGGCCTTTGTCGTACCTGCTCTGGGCATCATTGTTGTCAATTTGGCGGTGGTGATGGTGGTTGTGGTGAAGATGGGAAGACCCTCTATTGGAGATGGCTGCAAGTCACAAGATTTGAGCAACATGATCCGAATTAGCAAAAACGTTGCCCTTTTGACACCTCTTCTGGGCCTCACCTGGGGGTTTGGATTAGCAATAATCATTGATAGTCACTCTCTGGCATTCCATGTTACGTTCGCACTACTGAACGCCTTCCAG gGATTCTTCATCCTGTTGTTTGGGACACTTCTGGACAGAAAG aCCAGAGAAGCCTTAAAGAAAAACTGCCTTTCATCAAAGCGGAAGTGTAGTCTAgcaaag TCCTAG
- the ADGRF4 gene encoding adhesion G protein-coupled receptor F4 isoform X3, with the protein MSFVCKDRKWQMFIDACANLDVQSLFQRISEHEPLPSSGGHVSVAGGHLPFVGGGKPVHGKPGDEAKHFGADDHGNSNCQADFSCIIPDILSSPAIPGNIADIVELLKNISLMLSENVNRGKMQSYSRIANHILNSSIISNWAFVRDRNASSTLLDSVNLFAGKLLLRNGSESIQEHFISTKGYSIYKNTSGKSFDFSMELNKTSNISGRVAIPEEELLKLPRTSKAISIAFPTLGAIIETSRLDPVFVNGMVLSVSLPEELQHILLTFEKVNKLENVKAQCVGWHSAERRWDSKACKMKSDNISSVVCMCKHHRRTFKSFSILMSPTMLRNMVLDYVTCVGLGLSIFSLVLCLTIETVVWHHVTKTEITYMRHFCLVNIATSLLIADILFIVAAIVHNTALNYRLCVAATFFLHFFYLALFFWMFTLGLLILYGLLLVFFKITRSVFIATAFSIGYGCPLLISILTVAITEPKNGYLRSGACWLNWYETKALLAFVVPALGIIVVNLAVVMVVVVKMGRPSIGDGCKSQDLSNMIRISKNVALLTPLLGLTWGFGLAIIIDSHSLAFHVTFALLNAFQGFFILLFGTLLDRKTREALKKNCLSSKRKCSLAKS; encoded by the exons ATGAGTTTTGTCTGCAAAGATAGAAAGTGGCAAATGTTCATAGATGCCTGTGCAAATCTGGATGTTCAGTCACTTTTTCAG AGGATTTCTGAACATGAACCTCTTCCAAGTTCTGGAGGACATGTTAGTGTTGCTGGAGGACACCTGCCCTTTGTAGGAGGAGGAAAGCCAGTGCACGGGAAGCCAGGAGatgaagcaaaacattttggtgCTGATGACCATGGGAATAGCAACTGCCAAGCTGATTTTTCATGCATCATCCCAGATATCCTGTCTTCACCAGCAATTCCAGGAAACATTGCTGATATAGTGGAACTGCTAAAGAATATTTCCCTGATGTTGTCAGAAAATGTCAATAGAGGAAAAATGCAG aGTTATAGCAGGATAGCAAACCATATTCTGAACAGCTCCATCATTTCCAATTGGGCTTTTGTCAGGGACAGAAATGCCAGTTCAACATTACTGGACTCAGTGAACTTATTTGCTGGGAAACTTCTTCTAAGGAATGGGTCGGAAAGTATACAGGAACACTTCATCTCTACTAAAGGCTAcagcatatataaaaatacttcaggGAAGAGCTTTGATTTTTCTATGGAGTTAAATAAGACAAGCAATATAAGTGGGCGCGTGGCCATTCCAGAAGAAGAACTTTTGAAGTTGCCTAGGACTTCCAAAGCAATCAGCATTGCATTTCCCACACTTGGAGCCATTATAGAAACCAGCCGCTTGGACCCTGTTTTTGTGAACGGAATGGTTTTATCTGTGTCTCTTCCAGAAGAGCTTCAGCATATTTTGCTCACCTTTGAAAAGGTGAATAAACTGGAGAACGTCAAGGCTCAGTGCGTTGGATGGCACTCTGCTGAGAGGAGATGGGATAGCAAGGCATGCAAAATGAAGTCAGACAACATCAGCAGCGTTGTTTGTATGTGCAAGCACCACCGCCGGACGTTCAAATCCTTCTCCATTTTGATGTCCCCCACCATGCTGCGAAACATGGTGTTGGATTACGTTACATGTGTGGGGTTAGGCCTTTCTATTTTCAGCTTGGTTCTGTGCCTTACCATCGAGACTGTTGTGTGGCATCACGTTACAAAAACTGAGATAACCTACATGCGCCATTTTTGTTTGGTGAACATAGCTACGTCACTTCTTATTGCTGATATTTTATTCATCGTAGCAGCTATTGTGCACAACACAGCCCTAAACTATCGGCTGTGTGTAGCAGccacttttttccttcactttttctATCTTGCCTTGTTTTTTTGGATGTTTACCCTGGGTCTTTTGATTCTCTATGGATTgttattagttttttttaagATAACAAGATCTGTGTTCATAGCTACAGCATTCTCTATTGGATATGGATGTCCATTACTCATATCTATCCTCACTGTTGCTATTACTGAACCTAAAAATGGATATTTAAGGAGTGGAGCCTGCTGGCTCAACTGGTATGAGACGAAAGCCCTTTTGGCCTTTGTCGTACCTGCTCTGGGCATCATTGTTGTCAATTTGGCGGTGGTGATGGTGGTTGTGGTGAAGATGGGAAGACCCTCTATTGGAGATGGCTGCAAGTCACAAGATTTGAGCAACATGATCCGAATTAGCAAAAACGTTGCCCTTTTGACACCTCTTCTGGGCCTCACCTGGGGGTTTGGATTAGCAATAATCATTGATAGTCACTCTCTGGCATTCCATGTTACGTTCGCACTACTGAACGCCTTCCAG gGATTCTTCATCCTGTTGTTTGGGACACTTCTGGACAGAAAG aCCAGAGAAGCCTTAAAGAAAAACTGCCTTTCATCAAAGCGGAAGTGTAGTCTAgcaaag TCCTAG